Proteins encoded within one genomic window of Lysinibacillus louembei:
- a CDS encoding ABC transporter ATP-binding protein yields the protein MMTILKVQQLQKTYVVGNTEHQVLKNIQLTIQKGEFVSIMGPSGCGKSTLLYTVSGMDQATSGQITFLQHNISTMAEPQLAKLRLEAMGFIFQQHHLLKNLNLFDNIVLSAYLAKKHSRQKINTQATQLMAKLGIAQLAKNDITQASGGQLQRVAICRALINNPAILFGDEPTGALNTAATSEVMDVLTTINQEGTTILLATHDAKVAAKTERVLFMLDGEIIAETTLGKYDPINSDLFKREQQLNRWLVQLGF from the coding sequence ATGATGACAATTTTAAAAGTACAGCAGTTACAAAAAACATACGTTGTCGGTAACACGGAACATCAAGTGTTGAAAAATATTCAGCTGACCATTCAAAAAGGAGAATTCGTTTCTATTATGGGACCTTCAGGCTGTGGTAAATCTACTTTACTTTACACAGTCAGCGGCATGGATCAAGCAACATCAGGTCAGATTACCTTTCTACAGCACAATATTAGCACGATGGCTGAGCCACAATTAGCTAAATTGCGACTTGAAGCAATGGGCTTTATTTTTCAGCAGCATCATCTACTGAAAAATTTAAATTTATTTGACAATATCGTTCTATCTGCTTATTTAGCTAAAAAACATAGCCGTCAAAAAATTAATACACAGGCTACACAGCTAATGGCTAAGCTAGGTATCGCACAATTAGCTAAAAATGATATTACTCAAGCATCTGGTGGTCAATTACAAAGAGTTGCCATTTGTCGCGCATTAATCAACAATCCAGCAATTTTATTTGGAGATGAACCAACAGGAGCTTTAAATACAGCTGCTACCTCTGAGGTAATGGACGTATTAACAACAATTAATCAAGAAGGAACAACGATTTTACTCGCAACTCATGATGCGAAAGTGGCTGCCAAAACCGAGCGTGTGTTATTTATGCTTGATGGTGAAATCATTGCTGAGACAACTCTAGGAAAATACGATCCTATAAATAGCGATTTATTTAAACGAGAGCAGCAGTTAAATCGTTGGCTTGTACAGCTTGGGTTTTAA
- a CDS encoding methyl-accepting chemotaxis protein, with protein MSIGKKMNMFFLLFIILLTVSIVSTFTNLYTIEKRTDEAMDSRLEQLLLIKEIRLGVSAQERYINSLILSPTLSKNKQELLATSTKLNEDITTLQGYLNSKQMKDLWEQLSVSNQHFNEELPSIIEAAESKDMARATMLFNTAISKINEETFRVTTDMQTYQMQQMDEIQDSTYSAINVARIVSILVLVISIVITIGLVIYVRRTITSPLRSIMSSATVIGDGDLSGADIAINTKDELGQLGGIFNTMKSNIRNLITQIQSNAEQLGASAQQLSASAEEMTATTEDVTRQAADTAETSQIATGAANESAIAMEETAQGIQRIAEASQTLHTSSLNASEVATNGTQIITNARQQMNEINGAALTVNELVQKLALQTEEIGNMTQVITAITEQTNLLALNAAIEAARAGEHGKGFAVVADEVRTLAEESKASANSIATLTTEIRQDTKNVEQAMESALGSVQEGVVVISQAGESFDTIVEAVNEMTYQIQDVSATAEQLSASAEQVSASVNEIASGTRNISENIDTVAAAMEEQSATMNEVTNVATTLSENAQELQIEIQKFKV; from the coding sequence ATGAGTATAGGAAAAAAGATGAATATGTTTTTTCTTTTATTTATTATTTTACTAACCGTTTCCATTGTCAGTACTTTTACTAACTTATACACGATTGAAAAACGAACGGATGAAGCAATGGATTCACGTTTAGAGCAACTGCTATTAATAAAGGAAATTCGCTTAGGGGTGTCTGCACAGGAAAGATATATTAATTCGCTAATTTTAAGCCCAACATTATCAAAAAACAAACAGGAGCTATTGGCGACTTCTACAAAGTTAAATGAAGATATCACGACATTACAAGGCTATTTAAACTCTAAACAAATGAAAGATTTATGGGAGCAATTAAGCGTATCAAACCAACATTTCAATGAAGAGCTACCTAGCATTATTGAAGCTGCTGAAAGTAAGGATATGGCAAGAGCAACAATGCTATTTAATACAGCTATATCAAAAATCAATGAAGAAACATTCCGCGTTACAACGGATATGCAAACATATCAAATGCAGCAAATGGATGAAATTCAAGACTCTACATATAGCGCTATTAACGTAGCGAGAATCGTTTCTATTCTTGTATTAGTCATTAGTATTGTTATTACAATAGGGTTAGTGATTTATGTGCGTCGTACAATTACAAGCCCATTACGCTCAATTATGAGCAGTGCCACAGTAATTGGTGATGGGGATTTATCAGGTGCAGATATTGCCATTAACACAAAGGATGAGCTAGGGCAATTAGGTGGGATTTTCAATACAATGAAAAGCAATATTCGCAATTTGATTACGCAAATTCAATCAAATGCGGAGCAGCTTGGTGCATCAGCTCAGCAACTCTCTGCTAGCGCAGAGGAAATGACAGCAACGACAGAGGATGTAACAAGACAGGCAGCGGATACAGCAGAGACTTCACAAATTGCAACAGGCGCGGCAAATGAAAGCGCTATTGCAATGGAAGAAACAGCACAAGGTATTCAGCGTATTGCAGAAGCTTCCCAAACATTGCATACGTCATCATTAAATGCAAGCGAAGTGGCAACAAATGGTACGCAAATTATTACGAATGCAAGACAGCAAATGAACGAGATTAATGGAGCAGCCTTAACAGTTAATGAGCTTGTCCAAAAATTAGCGCTACAAACAGAAGAAATCGGTAATATGACACAAGTGATTACAGCGATAACAGAGCAAACGAACTTGTTAGCGTTGAATGCAGCAATTGAAGCAGCACGTGCAGGTGAGCATGGGAAAGGCTTTGCGGTCGTGGCTGATGAAGTACGAACATTAGCGGAGGAGTCGAAGGCGTCTGCCAATAGCATTGCTACATTAACAACGGAAATTAGACAGGATACAAAAAATGTGGAGCAAGCAATGGAAAGCGCACTTGGCTCGGTGCAAGAAGGGGTAGTCGTGATTTCACAAGCAGGAGAATCATTCGATACAATCGTTGAGGCAGTGAATGAGATGACTTACCAAATCCAAGATGTTTCAGCAACAGCGGAGCAACTGTCAGCAAGCGCTGAACAAGTATCTGCCTCTGTTAATGAAATCGCCTCAGGTACAAGAAATATTTCAGAAAATATTGATACAGTAGCTGCTGCGATGGAGGAACAATCTGCTACAATGAACGAGGTCACAAATGTTGCGACAACATTAAGTGAAAATGCTCAAGAGCTACAAATAGAAATACAGAAATTTAAAGTTTAA
- a CDS encoding methyl-accepting chemotaxis protein, translating into MVVILIGIIVILAGITAYLAYRYAAIRSVNKELVNGMKELATGHMPNKVEEKSAEHAVFNQLIDHFSRVRENFLSFSTNVHQIGGSLSENGENAAEKADIVRAAIDEVGRGLEKQLVAIEESTVSMEDMAHAIDDLSQRSNQISEQSTSTLDLTKEGNEKLQNSLAKMEQFGQTIEVTLEAMNKLGEKSNEIGSIVKVITGITEQINLLALNAAIEAARAGEHGKGFAVVADEVRNLAEQSRLSSAEVADIVKNIQEETEVLVKSMRQGTEEFGEANETIIGASSMFGQILSTTEVIAENNLNSSASTEELSSSSQQIMSTLNQIAFISRESVEMFEELVEISDDELMTMQKLVDEAQSLVTIKEDVERMLSKYA; encoded by the coding sequence ATGGTAGTTATATTAATAGGTATTATTGTTATTTTAGCTGGGATAACTGCATATTTAGCTTATCGCTATGCAGCAATTAGAAGTGTGAATAAAGAACTAGTAAATGGCATGAAGGAATTAGCTACAGGTCATATGCCTAATAAAGTAGAAGAAAAAAGTGCGGAGCATGCTGTATTCAATCAGTTAATCGACCATTTTAGTCGCGTAAGAGAAAACTTTCTGTCCTTTTCTACTAACGTACATCAAATAGGTGGTAGCCTTTCTGAAAATGGTGAAAACGCAGCTGAAAAAGCGGATATCGTGCGAGCGGCTATTGATGAGGTAGGCAGAGGTTTGGAAAAACAATTGGTTGCAATTGAAGAAAGCACGGTATCGATGGAAGATATGGCACATGCAATTGATGATTTATCACAAAGATCAAATCAAATTTCAGAGCAATCCACAAGCACGCTCGATTTAACAAAGGAAGGCAATGAAAAGCTACAAAATTCCTTAGCAAAAATGGAGCAATTTGGTCAAACGATTGAAGTAACATTAGAGGCAATGAATAAACTTGGTGAAAAGTCAAATGAAATTGGCTCAATTGTTAAGGTGATTACAGGTATTACAGAGCAAATCAATTTATTAGCATTAAACGCAGCAATTGAAGCAGCACGTGCAGGTGAGCACGGTAAAGGCTTTGCGGTTGTGGCAGATGAAGTCCGCAATTTGGCAGAGCAATCTCGTCTGTCTTCAGCCGAGGTAGCAGATATCGTGAAAAACATACAAGAAGAAACAGAAGTTTTGGTAAAATCGATGCGCCAAGGAACGGAAGAGTTCGGCGAAGCGAATGAGACAATTATTGGCGCTAGCAGCATGTTTGGACAAATTTTGTCAACGACAGAAGTCATTGCTGAAAATAATTTGAACTCTTCAGCAAGCACAGAGGAGCTATCTTCTAGCTCACAGCAAATTATGTCAACACTCAACCAGATTGCTTTTATTTCCCGTGAATCTGTCGAAATGTTTGAGGAATTAGTGGAAATAAGTGATGATGAATTAATGACGATGCAAAAATTAGTGGACGAAGCACAAAGTCTTGTTACTATTAAAGAAGATGTAGAAAGAATGCTATCGAAATACGCATAA